The following coding sequences are from one Primulina eburnea isolate SZY01 chromosome 15, ASM2296580v1, whole genome shotgun sequence window:
- the LOC140815522 gene encoding uncharacterized protein, whose protein sequence is MRDGDQARCAIYMLRDDASLWWEGAAHAFDLATLTWAMFKKLFYEKYFPADVRGQLTREFMSLRQVDLYMTEFIRKFDRGCHFVPMIAGDAAEKLRHFLDGLKPNLCRDVMLMRPASYDEDISCAFQAEQALRDIEFELQRNRHSLSTVSSYRRNSLSGSRDSRGNRSPKGRLGRQNSSIRDLLRQKGHKAADYPKSKGPTTGRAYVMHAEEADAALDSTLNAGIILVEMDSGFRVSILSRDQMFTSRIVRGSELRLQQKAVQADLIVLLLPEFDIILGMDCLSSHGALIDFRQSSVSVRPPSVKPFVFEVARHQQFPHVISCLCARKLIKRGWQAFLASIVSVTDLVRQRLEDVDVVREFSSVYPDDVSGIPPDREADFSIELMPGTVPISKACYRLAPAEMKEPKDQIQDLLDGIEVDPSKVEVVRDWPVPKSMTEIRSFLGLAGYYRKFIQNFFSIAVPMTTLTKKNAKFIWGSECQDGFDRLKRALTTTPVLAMPIRAGRVCGVYKCIEAWFGHRSDAAGQSDSLAIAEA, encoded by the exons ATGAGGGATGGCGACCAGGCCAGGTGCGCCATCTATATGCTGAGAGACGATGCGTCCCTGTGGTGGGAGGGCGCCGCCCATGCTTTTGACTTGGCCACCCTTACATGGGCCATGTTCAAGAAGTTATTCTACGAGAAATACTTTCCAGCTGACGTCAGGGGCCAACTGACGAGAGAGTTCATGAGCCTCAGGCAGGTAGATTTATATATGACGGAGTTCATCCGCAAGTTTGACAGGGGCTGCCATTTTGTGCCCATGATAGCAGGGGATGCCGCcgagaagctgaggcatttcctTGACGGACTGAAACCTAACCTTTGCCGGGATGTGATGCTGATGAGGCCTGCGAGTTACGATGAGGACATTTCTTGTGCCTTCCAGGCGGAGCAGGCGCTCCGAGACATAGAATTTGAGCTGCAGCGGAATCGGCACAGCCTCAGTACAGTTTCCAGCTACAGAAGAAACAGTTTATCGGGCAGCCGAGACAGCAGGGGCAACAGAAGCCCCAAGGGCAGATTAGGACGCCAAAACAGCAGCATCAGAGACCTCCTCAG ACAAAAGGGCCACAAAGCTGCGGACTACCCAAAGAGCAAGGGCCCCACTACTGGCCGGGCTTATGTGATGCATGCTGAGGAGGCGGATGCAGCGCTAGACTCGACACTGAATGCCG GAATCATACTAGTAGAGATGGATTCAGGGTTCAGAGTATCAATCCTATCTAGGGATCAGATGTTCACATCCCGGATAGTGAGAGGATCGGAGCTTAGATTGCAACAGAAGGCAGTACAGGCAGATCTGATAGTACTACTgttgccagagtttgatatcatcttgggcatggactgtCTATCTTCTCATGGTGCACTCATTGATTTTCGACAGAGTTCAGTGTCTGTCAGACCACCTAGTGTAAAGCCATTTGTTTTTGAGGTAGCTAGACACCAGCAGTTCCCACACGTCATTTCATGCttgtgtgcgaggaagcttatcaAGAGAGGCTGGCAAGCATTTTTAGCCAGCATTGTATCAGTGACAGATCTAGTCAGGCAGAGGCTGGAGGATGTGGATGTGGTCAGAGAGTTCTCTAGTGTGTACCCTGATGATGTTTCAGGCATCCCACCAGATAGAGAGGCGGATttctctattgagcttatgccagggaCAGTGCCGATatctaaggcatgctaccgaTTAGCGCCTGCTGAGATGAAAGAGCCCAAGGATCAGATTCAGGATCTGCTA GACGGCATAGAGGTTGACCCAAGCAAGGTAGAGGTAGTCAGAGATTGGCCAGTTCCTAAGAGTAtgacagagatccgtagtttcttaGGATTGGCAGGCtattacaggaagttcatcCAGAATTTCTTTTCTATTGCGGTGCCTATGACCAcgttgacgaagaagaatgccaagttTATCTGGGGATCTGAGTGTCAAGACGGCTTTGACAGATTGAAGCGGGCTTTGACCACTACACCGGTTCTAGCTATGCCAATCAGGGCAGGGAGAGTTTGTGGTGTATACAAATGCATTGAAGCTTGGTTTGGACACCGTTCTGATGCAGCGGGACAAAGTGATAGCCTAGCGATAGCTGAAGCTTGA